From the genome of Papaver somniferum cultivar HN1 chromosome 2, ASM357369v1, whole genome shotgun sequence, one region includes:
- the LOC113351471 gene encoding uncharacterized protein LOC113351471, translating into MMPTDENRHVAGRRRRIADVLASQDSRNARLQEENMDNGGETEELKQWGFLSDYDNTEEIAKFLHPVDCIHFRLACIESSVLPPLNRISASTRTTATTCLSPWLMSIFEDNKKTICEYLDPIFNNEKYLMKSCKELVGATIRFSKGGWLLLSKGKKTIFCYNPFTREMIRLPDVPDDYVLGGMSFSSVPTSRDCVVIVISKCWELEGHSEISFMVTKPVTRATRWTVRRFSYQGDNGTTLCRVLTIRFSIRELSTA; encoded by the exons ATGATGCCTACAGATGAAAACAG GCACGTTGcgggaagaaggagaagaatagcAGACGTTCTTGCAAGCCAAGATTCAAGAAATGCCAGATTACAAGAGGAGAACATGGATAATGGAGGAGAAACGGAAGAATTAAAACAGTGGGGTTTTCTCAGTGATTATGACAATACAGAGGAGATAGCGAAATTTCTCCATCCCGTGGATTGCATTCATTTTCGCTTAGCCTGTATAGAAAGTTCTGTTCTACCCCCATTGAACCGAATATCGGCTTCTACAAGGACCACAGCAACTACATGTTTATCTCCATGGCTGATGTCTATCTTTGAAGACAATAAAAAGACCATATGCGAATACTTAGACCCGATTTTTAATAATGAGAAGTACCTCATGAAATCATGTAAAGAGCTTGTAGGTGCTACAATCCGTTTTTCAAAAGGTGGATGGCTTCTATTGTCTAAGGGGAAAAAAACCATATTCTGCTACAATCCTTTCACAAGAGAAATGATCCGTCTTCCAGATGTACCTGATGACTATGTACTTGGTGGAATGTCATTCTCGTCAGTGCCAACTTCTCGCGATTGCGTGGTGATTGTCATCTCCAAGTGCTGGGAATTGGAAGGTCACAGTGAGATATCTTTCATGGTCACTAAACCGGTAACTAGAGCAACTCGTTGGACTGTTCGTCGATTCAGTTATCAAGGCGACAACGGGACAACTTTATGCCGTGTATTAACAATCCGGTTTTCTATAAGGGAGCTTTCTACTGCTTAG